GCACTTAATATAGCGTAGATATACAGGATGATATCGCCATGCCCGCCAATAGCGATGAAGCGCTGGTCAATGTTTATCAAACCCGACCGATTTTGGATCAGATCGCCAATAAATGGTCGATCCTGATTTTAACCGTGCTGTGCTATCGCCCGGCCCGTTTTAATGAATTGATGCGCCGCCTTGATGGCATCACACATAAAGCCCTGGCCGATGCGTTAAAAAGGCTGGAACGTAACGGCCTGGTAAACCGGCGTATTTTGGCAACCACCCCCATCGGGGTAGAATATTCCATTACGCCACTGGGCAATTCCCTGAAGGGGCCGTTTGAAGCCCTGTATGACTGGGCCACCACACATGGCCCCGCCCTGAGCGAAGCACAACGCCAATATGACGACGCCATCGAAGCCGTCAAAGAATAGGCAGGTCTGCGACGCACCAATTGCTTGTCACCTAGCCATCGGATAGTACTTGCAGGCAGGCATCGTGATGCAACCTGAACGGCCACAAGGTGCGGTCAGGACACATAAATTTGGGGAAAACCATGCGCGGGCAACGTTTTGCGGCCTTTCTGTTTGATATGGACGGCACCATTGTTAACAGCATCGAAATTGCCGAAAACGCCTGGGGTGACTGGGCACGCCGCCATGGCCTGAATGTTGCCGAGGTCACACATGCCATGCACGGCGTGCGGGCCGCAGAAACCATTGCCCGCTTTGCCCCGCCTGGCACCGATATTGACCAGGAGGTTGACCTTCTGACCGAGGCGGAATTTCAGGCGATTGATAAAATTCGCCAGATTGGCGATGCAGCGCGATTTTTATCATCCCTGCCCCGCGACCGCTGGGCCATTGTCACATCCGCCCCGCACCGCCTTGCCAGCCAGCGCATCACGGCCGCAGGCCTGCCCATGCCCGATATTCTGATCACTGCCGAAGACGTAACAGCAGGCAAACCGGCACCGGACTGCTTTTTAGCTGCGGCCAAACGTCTGGGTTTTGATGCCAGCGATTGCCTGGTGTGGGAAGATGCCCCGGCAGGCATTGCCGCCGGAAAAGCCGCAGGCGCAAAGGTGATGATTGTAACCGAAACCCACAAAGCACCAGCCGATGTGCCGGGCCAAAGCATTATCAATTACAGTAACCTTGCCTGCGACCAGGATGCAGATGGCAGCCTGATTTTACGCGACATGACCGTTTCGGGATAATCGCCACCACCATCACGAACCAGTCCCCACACGCCCACGCCCCACATGCAGGAACGCCCCATGTCCGAAGCCCCATCATCACATCACGCGCAAAATGCCCCGGCAGCCGCCCCCGGCCTGACCTTTTTGGGGCTGCCGGCACAATTGGCAAATAGCACAAAACCAAAGGCCGTTATTTTTGGTGCCGGGCATGGCAGCACCTATCCTGGCAAGGACAGCAGCGGTTATGCCAGCGCCGCCGATGCCATTCGTGTAGCCAGCCAGGAAGATGCAGCGCTGATCACGCATTGGGATTTTGATTTGGGCGGGCCGTTATTTAACGGCGGCGATGTTAGCTGCACCGATATTGGCAACCTTGCCACGGCAATGGGAAATAATGCGCAGAACCGGGATTTGGTAACCACCACCACCCGGAATATTCTGGCGCAATCGGCCGTTCCCATATTACTGGGCGGTGATGATTCCCTGCCGATCCCGTTTTTTGAAGGTTTTGCCAGCCACGGGCCGATCTGGATTGTACAGATTGATGCCCATATTGACTGGCGTGATGAATTGCACGGCGAAAAATATGGCTATTCCAGCCCCATGCGCCGTGCCAGCGAAATGCCCCACATTGCCGGCATGGTGCAAATTGGCCTGCGCAGTGTGGGCAGCGCCCGCCACGAAGAAATTTCTGCGGCACAAAATTTTGGCAGCCGGTTTGTTACCGCGCGCGATATTCACCACCACGGGATCGAGCCCGCACTTGCCCATATCCCCGAAGGTGCCAATGTCATTATTACGCTGGATTGTGACGGGCTGGACCCGGCCATCATGCCCGGCGTTGCTGCCCGCACACCGGGGGGATTAACCTATATGCAGGTGATCGACCTGATCGCAAGCATTGGCAAACGCGCCCGCATTGCCGGTTTTGACCTGGTGGAGTTTTATCCCCCCAACGATATCGATGGCATGTCGGCCCTGGTGGCATCGCGCCTGCTGGTCAATGCAATTGGCGCAATTGTGCGGCAGGATTAACAAGCTGCCCAAACCGGTTTACGGCATTGCAGGATTTCATCCGCAATGCCGTAAACATTTGATTGATAATTAGTCGGCTTTGGCAGATGCAAGTGCGGCCTTTTTCCCGCCGGGACGCACCAGAAATGTGCCCAGCACCACGCAGCCCAGTGTGACCAGCAATTCGGGGCGCAAAGTTTCACCAAACAGGGCAACCCCGCCCACCAGTGTCGTCAGCGCCATCAGATAGCCAATCTGGCTTAGATAAACCGGGCCAGCAACACGTTGCAGTTCAAAGTGGCACATATACATCAGGGCGGCGACCACCACCTGCAGGGCAATAATCGCCACCAGATAGGTGTGGTTAAAATCAGGCACCAGCAATTGGTCACGCCCCAGTTCAAAGAACAGGCAGTAAACCGCACTTGCCAGCAACATGCCCGCCGCCAGCGGTACCGGGCGTGCGCCCACCGGCCAATCTGCCGTGCGATAGACATTGCCAATGGCCAGACTGACCGGAATAACCGCCGCGGCCAGCAAATACCCCAGAATGGTGCTATCCGGTGCAGTTAATTGCGGCACATACAAAAACAGCACGCCAACAAACCCCGCCATCAAACCCAGCATCCGCGCCAGGCGGGCACGTTCCAGCCCAATGCACATCGACAGCAGATAGGTGATCAAGGGCGGCATCGCTGTAAAGATACCCGCAAGCGCGGCACCAAGATGGGGCACCATGAAATAGCCAACCCCCATCGGCAAAGCGAGACTCACCAGCCCCGCAATGAAGTAATAGCGCAAATATCGTGGCGCGAAGGACGGTACATCACCACGCAGTGCCGATATCACCAGCAAAACAAGCCCCGCACCCAGACATTGCCAGAACAGATAGGAAAGCGGTGTCATCCCCGCGCCCACCGCCAGCTTTGCCAGCAAAATGGATGTTCCGCCCAATATGCCGGCACCCAGCAGCAATAATAATGCTTTCATCTTCGCAACTTTCCAGCTTGTCAGAAGGCCGGTTCGCCCTGTGCCATGGCCCGGCACCTCGTACGGGGATTTGGCACATATGTCGCAGGCATTTTTTTCGTGTAAAACCGCCTGCATGCGGGAACCATTGCCTGTGTTGATCCTTTTCATAACGGGCAGACTAGCACAGCGGTTTTTGCGGATCGTGCCGTGTTTTCGCCCCAATTTATTTCCATTATGGAAATAATAACGGGGACTTTAGGGACCAGATGGACAGATTACGCGGACTGGAATGTTTTCGCAAAATTGCCGAGAGGGGCAGCTTTGCCGCCGCAGCGCGCGACCTTAACATGTCGCCCGGCGCAATCACCAAACAGATCAACGCCCTTGAAGACATGCTGGGCGTGCAGCTTATTTCGCGCACCACCCGGCGGCTGAGCCTGACCGAGGCGGGTGAAACGTATCTGGGGCGGGTCAGCCTTATTCTTGATGATATGGATGATGCCAATGAAACCGTGCGCGACCTGGGCCAGGGCCCACGCGGCTGCGTGCGTATTGCAGCACCAACATCCTTTGGGGTGCTTAAACTTGCCCCGGTGATTGGCAAACTGCTAAATGCCCACCCCGATCTTTCAATTGATCTGGTCCTTGATGACAAATTCACCGACATCATTGATGAAGGCTTTGATATAGCGCTTCGGGTTAGTGAAACGCTGGCGGATTCATCGCTGATGTCACGGCGGATCTGCAGTTATTCCCGTGTTCTGGTCGCAAGCCCGGATTACCTTGCCAGCCACCCGCCCATCACCTGCCCGCATGACCTGCTTGATCATGACTGCATCCTGTTTAGCAGCGCGCAACGCACCGGCCTTTGGCATTTTACCAGCCCCGATGATGGTGCAGAAATGGCAATCGAGGTTTCCGGGCGTTACCGGGTTAACAGCAGCCTTGCCATGCGTGATGTTTTAACCGCTGGCAGCGGCATTACCTTGACACCATGGCTGGTTGTGGAAGACCTTGTTGCCCGGGGGGAACTGGTTTGTCTGCTGACTGAATATCTGCCGCGCAGCCTTAATCTTTATGCATTAAGTGCACCGCACCGGCACAAGCTTCGTAAAATTCGCACTGTTACCGATTTTCTGGCTAAAGAGCTTCGTTTGGAAAACCGCGATCATGCCCCAACAGAATAACATCCGTGCCCGCCTGCCGCTGGCGGCATTTTTTTGTGCCTCAACCCTTTTGGCCGGCCTTGTCGCCCTGCCCGCAAGTGCGCAGGAAAACACCGCCAAAGGCCCGCAATCCCAACGCACCCCCGATGAAAAATGGGGTGTTTCGCTGTCTGTGGAAAATGACCTGTTTGTCGAAAACAACCAGGACCGGCATTTTACCAATGGTGTACGCTTGGCCTTTATCTCGCCCGAGGATAGCGCCCCGGCCGATTTTCTGAATGTCGCCAAGGAAGTTCCGTTTTTTGCTTCCAACGGGCGCATTCGCACCAGTTATGCGCTGGGGCAAAGCATGTTCACGCCAAGCGACATCGAAATTGCCGATAACCAGCCCAATGACCGCCCGTGGGCCGGGTATCTTTATGGCAGTGTCGGCCTGCTTTCCGATACCGGCCTGGGTTATGAAGGCCACGAAGATTACGCCCGTATCGACACCCTGGAACTGACCCTGGGTGTGGTTGGCCCCGCATCCCTTGCCGAACAAAGCCAGAAATTCGTCCATAAGCTGATCGACAGCCCCGAACCCAAGGGCTGGGATAACCAGATCAAGAATGAACCGGTGATCGGCATCAGCTATGAACGCAAATATCGCGGCTGGGCCAAGCAGGAATTGCTGGGCGTTGAGGCAGATTTGACACCAAGTGCGGGCTTCACCCTGGGCAATGGTTTTACCAATGCCGAAGTGGGTGCCATGGCCCGCATTGGCGTGGACCTGCCTGCCGATTACGGCCCCCCGCGCATTCGCCCCAGCCTGCCGGGATCGGACTTTTTTAAACCCGACACCGAAGGCTTCCCGCTCAGCGGGTATCTGTTTGCCGGGGTGGTGGGGCGTGCGGTTGCCCGCGATATCACGCTGGATGGCAATACCTTTGCCGACAGCAATTCGGTCGATAAAAAGCCGTTGGTGGGCGATTTGCAGGTGGGTTTTGCCGTTATTGTCGGCGAGGCACGCATTACCTACACCCATGTCTACCGCACCAAGGAATTTTATGGCCAGAACGGCACGGACCAGTTTGGTGCCATCTCGCTTTCGATGCGGTTTTAACAAATACCAGCAGAAAACCGCTTGACCTGGAGCGCGCTCTAACCCCTAGCCTTCTTTGCGTTCCGACGAGAAGGCAAAGGAAACAGCCAAAAATGAAGATTGGTGATCTGGCAAAACGCAGTGGCCTGTCTGCCCATACGCTTCGTTATTACGAGCGTATCGGGCTGCTGCCCTATGCCGATCGCGATGCATCAGGCCAGCGCGATTATGATGAAACCATCCTGATCTGGATCGAATTTCTAGGCCGGTTAAAAGAAACCGGCATGCCGATCCGCGATATGCTGGCCTATGCAAGTTTGCGCAATGGTGGCCCCGCCACCGAACAGGCCCGCCACGATATTCTGCTGGCCCATCGCCGCCAGGTGCAGGCAACCATCACCAGTCTTCAGGCAAACCTTCTCGTCCTTGATCAAAAAATCGCGGGTTACGCCGCGACAATGCCAAGGACGCATGATGATGACACCACACAAAACACACCAGCAACCAACACCAAACACATCCCTCAGCCCGGCCAACAGCGCAACGCCTGCTCCAACTCCGGCGCAAGCGCCACAGACTTCTCAGGCACAAATTCAGACGGCCGAGGCATTAGCGACCACCGAAACCCGATACCAGCGCGGCCAGCGCGCACTCGCGGAAATTGACGGTGAAGCTGGCCA
The window above is part of the Thalassospira marina genome. Proteins encoded here:
- a CDS encoding winged helix-turn-helix transcriptional regulator; this encodes MPANSDEALVNVYQTRPILDQIANKWSILILTVLCYRPARFNELMRRLDGITHKALADALKRLERNGLVNRRILATTPIGVEYSITPLGNSLKGPFEALYDWATTHGPALSEAQRQYDDAIEAVKE
- a CDS encoding HAD-IA family hydrolase, translating into MRGQRFAAFLFDMDGTIVNSIEIAENAWGDWARRHGLNVAEVTHAMHGVRAAETIARFAPPGTDIDQEVDLLTEAEFQAIDKIRQIGDAARFLSSLPRDRWAIVTSAPHRLASQRITAAGLPMPDILITAEDVTAGKPAPDCFLAAAKRLGFDASDCLVWEDAPAGIAAGKAAGAKVMIVTETHKAPADVPGQSIINYSNLACDQDADGSLILRDMTVSG
- a CDS encoding agmatinase translates to MSEAPSSHHAQNAPAAAPGLTFLGLPAQLANSTKPKAVIFGAGHGSTYPGKDSSGYASAADAIRVASQEDAALITHWDFDLGGPLFNGGDVSCTDIGNLATAMGNNAQNRDLVTTTTRNILAQSAVPILLGGDDSLPIPFFEGFASHGPIWIVQIDAHIDWRDELHGEKYGYSSPMRRASEMPHIAGMVQIGLRSVGSARHEEISAAQNFGSRFVTARDIHHHGIEPALAHIPEGANVIITLDCDGLDPAIMPGVAARTPGGLTYMQVIDLIASIGKRARIAGFDLVEFYPPNDIDGMSALVASRLLVNAIGAIVRQD
- a CDS encoding DMT family transporter, with the translated sequence MKALLLLLGAGILGGTSILLAKLAVGAGMTPLSYLFWQCLGAGLVLLVISALRGDVPSFAPRYLRYYFIAGLVSLALPMGVGYFMVPHLGAALAGIFTAMPPLITYLLSMCIGLERARLARMLGLMAGFVGVLFLYVPQLTAPDSTILGYLLAAAVIPVSLAIGNVYRTADWPVGARPVPLAAGMLLASAVYCLFFELGRDQLLVPDFNHTYLVAIIALQVVVAALMYMCHFELQRVAGPVYLSQIGYLMALTTLVGGVALFGETLRPELLVTLGCVVLGTFLVRPGGKKAALASAKAD
- a CDS encoding LysR family transcriptional regulator — protein: MDRLRGLECFRKIAERGSFAAAARDLNMSPGAITKQINALEDMLGVQLISRTTRRLSLTEAGETYLGRVSLILDDMDDANETVRDLGQGPRGCVRIAAPTSFGVLKLAPVIGKLLNAHPDLSIDLVLDDKFTDIIDEGFDIALRVSETLADSSLMSRRICSYSRVLVASPDYLASHPPITCPHDLLDHDCILFSSAQRTGLWHFTSPDDGAEMAIEVSGRYRVNSSLAMRDVLTAGSGITLTPWLVVEDLVARGELVCLLTEYLPRSLNLYALSAPHRHKLRKIRTVTDFLAKELRLENRDHAPTE
- a CDS encoding lipid A deacylase LpxR family protein, with the protein product MPQQNNIRARLPLAAFFCASTLLAGLVALPASAQENTAKGPQSQRTPDEKWGVSLSVENDLFVENNQDRHFTNGVRLAFISPEDSAPADFLNVAKEVPFFASNGRIRTSYALGQSMFTPSDIEIADNQPNDRPWAGYLYGSVGLLSDTGLGYEGHEDYARIDTLELTLGVVGPASLAEQSQKFVHKLIDSPEPKGWDNQIKNEPVIGISYERKYRGWAKQELLGVEADLTPSAGFTLGNGFTNAEVGAMARIGVDLPADYGPPRIRPSLPGSDFFKPDTEGFPLSGYLFAGVVGRAVARDITLDGNTFADSNSVDKKPLVGDLQVGFAVIVGEARITYTHVYRTKEFYGQNGTDQFGAISLSMRF
- a CDS encoding MerR family transcriptional regulator, with product MKIGDLAKRSGLSAHTLRYYERIGLLPYADRDASGQRDYDETILIWIEFLGRLKETGMPIRDMLAYASLRNGGPATEQARHDILLAHRRQVQATITSLQANLLVLDQKIAGYAATMPRTHDDDTTQNTPATNTKHIPQPGQQRNACSNSGASATDFSGTNSDGRGISDHRNPIPARPARTRGN